The following coding sequences are from one Nitrospiria bacterium window:
- a CDS encoding NUDIX hydrolase, with protein sequence MKPRGAIHQISSGGVIFRRAAAGIEIALIRKTLKNGKQVWCLPKGWVEPDESLEGAAVREVREETGLEGEILRKIGETEYQFYSKEDRAKIDKTVHFYLMNYRGGDTTDHDQEVEDAAWFPLDAAEAATVYPTEKEIVQKARDLLRTL encoded by the coding sequence ATGAAACCCCGAGGCGCCATACATCAAATTTCATCCGGCGGCGTGATCTTCCGCCGGGCGGCCGCCGGTATCGAGATCGCCCTGATCCGGAAAACGCTGAAAAACGGGAAACAGGTCTGGTGTCTCCCGAAGGGATGGGTTGAGCCGGACGAGAGCCTGGAAGGCGCGGCCGTCCGGGAGGTTCGCGAGGAAACCGGCCTGGAGGGCGAAATTCTCCGGAAGATCGGTGAAACCGAATATCAATTTTATTCGAAGGAAGACCGCGCCAAGATCGACAAGACGGTTCATTTCTACCTGATGAATTACCGCGGGGGGGATACGACCGATCACGACCAGGAGGTTGAGGACGCCGCCTGGTTTCCGCTGGACGCGGCCGAGGCGGCGACGGTCTACCCGACCGAAAAAGAAATCGTGCAAAAAGCCCGCGACCTTCTCAGAACCCTTTAG
- a CDS encoding OmpA family protein: MRRPWFEIGMGLAMLLASGCGVSSSVHQAALKDLAAARSDLDRLKGENAALKSDVAARQGVIQDLRQQIKESENKGQLESQDADRLVKRNLELVAEVANLSSQVRDLSQTLDARGQELDDVRTRLAAAQKAGEENTEILKPIRDKWVDAFRDEIQKGDLSVDQEKAGLSIRIAEKALFNSGSADIKPAGRALLDRAGEILKSVADQPVRIEGYTDNTPIGSRRANKFPTNWELSAARAVSVVRYLSGPGGVPSGRLSAAAFADNRPVAPNETKEGRAQNRRIEIVLPPPETARPAEGPKPPSRSP; encoded by the coding sequence ATGCGGCGACCCTGGTTCGAAATCGGAATGGGCCTCGCGATGCTCCTCGCATCGGGCTGCGGCGTCTCGTCCTCGGTTCATCAGGCCGCCTTGAAGGATCTTGCGGCCGCGCGAAGCGATCTGGACCGGCTCAAGGGCGAGAACGCGGCCCTGAAATCGGACGTGGCCGCCCGGCAGGGCGTCATCCAAGACCTGCGCCAGCAGATCAAGGAGAGCGAGAACAAGGGGCAGCTCGAATCCCAGGACGCGGACCGACTCGTCAAACGCAACCTGGAACTGGTCGCAGAGGTCGCGAATCTGTCCAGTCAGGTCCGGGATCTGTCGCAAACCCTCGACGCCCGCGGGCAGGAACTGGACGACGTTCGGACCCGCCTCGCGGCGGCGCAAAAGGCCGGCGAAGAGAATACCGAGATCCTGAAACCGATCCGCGACAAATGGGTCGATGCCTTCCGGGATGAAATCCAAAAGGGCGATCTGAGCGTCGACCAGGAGAAGGCCGGGCTTTCGATCCGGATCGCCGAAAAGGCCCTGTTCAATTCCGGAAGCGCCGATATCAAGCCCGCCGGTCGCGCGCTGTTGGACCGCGCGGGCGAGATTCTGAAATCGGTCGCGGACCAGCCGGTCCGGATCGAGGGATACACCGATAACACCCCGATCGGATCCCGCCGCGCGAACAAATTCCCGACCAACTGGGAGCTGTCCGCCGCGCGGGCCGTCAGCGTCGTCCGGTATCTGTCCGGACCGGGCGGGGTTCCGTCCGGGCGATTGTCGGCCGCCGCTTTCGCGGACAACCGTCCCGTCGCCCCCAACGAGACGAAGGAGGGCCGCGCCCAGAACCGCCGAATCGAAATCGTCCTGCCGCCGCCTGAGACGGCCCGGCCGGCCGAAGGACCCAAACCACCATCGCGTTCCCCATGA
- a CDS encoding efflux RND transporter periplasmic adaptor subunit, which translates to MTKRMVIMLLIVGLLFGAIFGFQAFKAKMIKQFMASMKMPPATVTAMKAELRPWQPQLNAVGSLRAVHGVDVTSEIGGLVREVRFASGDEAKAGQVLVQLNADADVGLLRSLEAAAELARTTYERDKAQFAIQAVSQAALDADAADLKSKEAQVAQQAAVVDKKTIRALFDGRLGINAVNLGQYVNPGDKIVTLQSLDPIYVDFSLPQQQLSRVKLGQTVTATTDAYPGRAFEGKITAVNPKVDPDTRNVQIEATVANPKHDLLPGMYASVTVESGAVQSYLTLPQTAVTFNPYGESVYVIEEGAKGADGKPVLTAKQTFVTVGETRGDQVAIVKGIKPGDLVATSGQLKLKNGSAVVVNNTVQPSNDVSPAPTDQ; encoded by the coding sequence ATGACCAAGCGTATGGTGATCATGTTGTTGATCGTCGGCCTGTTGTTCGGCGCCATCTTCGGCTTTCAGGCCTTCAAGGCGAAGATGATCAAGCAGTTCATGGCGTCCATGAAAATGCCGCCGGCCACGGTCACGGCGATGAAGGCCGAACTCCGGCCCTGGCAGCCGCAACTGAACGCGGTGGGGAGTCTGCGCGCCGTGCACGGGGTCGACGTCACCAGCGAGATCGGGGGGCTGGTGCGGGAGGTGCGCTTCGCGTCGGGGGACGAGGCGAAGGCCGGCCAGGTGCTGGTGCAGCTCAACGCCGACGCGGACGTCGGGCTGCTGCGGTCCCTCGAGGCGGCGGCCGAACTGGCCCGGACCACCTACGAGCGCGACAAGGCGCAGTTCGCCATCCAGGCGGTCAGCCAGGCGGCGCTCGACGCCGACGCCGCCGATCTCAAAAGCAAGGAGGCCCAGGTGGCGCAGCAGGCGGCGGTGGTCGACAAGAAGACGATCCGGGCCTTGTTCGACGGGCGGCTCGGCATCAACGCCGTCAACCTCGGGCAGTACGTGAACCCGGGCGACAAGATCGTCACGCTCCAGTCGCTGGATCCGATCTACGTCGATTTCTCCCTGCCGCAGCAACAGCTGTCGCGCGTGAAGCTCGGACAGACCGTCACGGCGACCACCGATGCATATCCCGGCCGCGCGTTCGAAGGGAAGATCACGGCCGTCAACCCCAAGGTGGATCCGGACACCCGGAACGTGCAGATCGAGGCGACGGTCGCCAACCCCAAGCACGACCTCCTGCCGGGGATGTACGCGTCGGTGACGGTCGAGTCCGGCGCGGTCCAGTCGTACCTGACCCTGCCGCAGACCGCCGTGACCTTCAACCCCTACGGGGAAAGCGTCTACGTGATCGAGGAGGGCGCAAAAGGCGCGGACGGCAAGCCGGTCCTGACCGCCAAACAGACCTTCGTGACCGTCGGCGAGACCCGCGGCGACCAGGTGGCGATCGTGAAGGGGATCAAACCGGGCGACCTGGTGGCCACGAGCGGCCAGCTCAAGTTGAAAAACGGGAGCGCGGTGGTCGTCAACAACACGGTTCAGCCCAGCAACGACGTCTCGCCCGCGCCGACGGACCAATAA
- a CDS encoding FHA domain-containing protein — translation MSRARLPQTKTVFTRRPYSPGVIDSLFELVKGQTGPSGWILLAEDATTFLLLFILQNSPYAAARLEGDRFRSLTLRDYFHSLASMERPGLTLQIANPVLFKCLLALTQKLPTTSGTTDLVNLESLLHQIKSSGREVVVSQMRKEDLNLFYFLKGKLQEAFFADPDSVSDDGSNEDQFLEYAYAGKSPEPVTIQAYYDVRVTAAEDAELPWPEWPGGIVEYFLRPRPELVFLAGGESVEKKAIGKSRFTLGRNQDCDLVVNDTVASREHATIREGQGKFFLEDLKSRNGTLVNGKRISAVALSDGDEIRIGDCRIMFVEKSQEPPKGDLARLARLDTTALKLDEALLQQAAEVLSPPVEKKEKPTVLGLEMCEGKASGTRYSLKDKTVIGRTKADINTNDPKTSRHHAAIERREDGYYFIDLKSTNGSLINDREVRTQRLAAGDLIRIGDSAFKVIEVDS, via the coding sequence ATGTCCCGAGCACGGCTGCCACAAACGAAAACGGTTTTTACCCGTCGTCCCTATTCCCCCGGCGTTATTGATTCGTTGTTTGAATTGGTCAAGGGACAGACCGGCCCTTCCGGCTGGATCCTCTTGGCCGAGGATGCGACAACCTTTCTGCTCCTTTTCATACTGCAAAACAGTCCCTACGCGGCCGCGCGACTCGAAGGAGACCGGTTCCGGTCCCTGACGCTCCGGGATTATTTTCACAGCCTGGCCTCGATGGAACGGCCCGGCCTTACGCTGCAAATCGCCAATCCGGTGCTCTTCAAATGTCTCCTGGCGCTGACCCAGAAGCTCCCCACGACTTCCGGCACGACCGATCTCGTCAACCTGGAATCCTTGCTGCACCAGATCAAGTCCTCCGGCCGGGAAGTCGTCGTCAGCCAGATGCGGAAGGAGGACCTGAACCTTTTCTATTTTTTAAAGGGAAAACTTCAGGAGGCGTTTTTCGCCGACCCCGATTCGGTTTCCGATGACGGCTCCAACGAAGATCAATTCCTGGAATACGCCTACGCCGGTAAATCCCCCGAGCCCGTGACGATCCAGGCCTACTACGACGTCCGGGTGACGGCCGCCGAGGACGCCGAACTGCCATGGCCGGAATGGCCCGGCGGGATCGTCGAATACTTCCTGAGGCCACGGCCGGAACTGGTATTTCTGGCCGGCGGAGAGTCGGTCGAAAAAAAAGCGATCGGCAAGAGCCGGTTCACCCTCGGCCGCAATCAGGACTGCGACCTGGTGGTCAACGACACGGTCGCCTCCCGGGAACACGCGACCATCCGCGAAGGCCAGGGGAAATTCTTTCTGGAGGACCTCAAGAGCCGGAACGGAACGCTCGTCAACGGAAAACGAATCTCCGCCGTCGCGCTCTCGGACGGCGATGAGATCCGGATCGGCGATTGCCGGATCATGTTCGTCGAAAAATCGCAGGAGCCGCCGAAGGGGGACCTGGCCCGGCTGGCCCGCCTGGATACGACCGCCCTGAAACTGGACGAGGCGCTGCTTCAACAGGCCGCCGAGGTGCTTTCTCCGCCGGTCGAAAAGAAAGAAAAACCGACCGTCCTGGGCCTGGAAATGTGCGAAGGCAAAGCAAGCGGCACCCGATATTCCCTCAAGGATAAAACCGTCATCGGCCGGACCAAGGCCGATATCAACACCAACGATCCCAAGACCTCCCGCCACCACGCCGCGATCGAGCGGCGGGAGGACGGGTACTATTTCATCGACCTGAAAAGCACCAACGGCAGCCTCATCAACGACCGGGAGGTCCGCACCCAACGCCTGGCCGCGGGGGACCTCATCCGGATCGGCGATTCGGCCTTCAAAGTCATCGAGGTCGACTCGTGA
- a CDS encoding efflux transporter outer membrane subunit, with product MERPWVFLKIAVISVMVGAALTGCAVGPNFRRPEAPGVNGYTAAALPEETSAAPGNGGEAQRFVLGRDIPDQWWTVFHSKALDELIRRALADSPTLAAAQATLREAQENVRADIGGALFPTVDGSASAGRQKISGAAFGQPDLPGNLFNLYNASVNVSYSLDFFGGARRELEALESQVDYRRFQLEGAYLALTSNLITTAVQEASLRGQIRATQAILTVQEKQLDVVERQFQLGGVSRSDVLAQRTQIAQTRAALPPLESDLSQTRHRLAVLAGRLPVEADLPEFDLDALQIPQELPVSLPSSMVRQRPDVLASEALLHQASAKIGVATAALFPQITLSGSYGSETSRVHDLLSGGTTVWSLGGGLLQPIFHGGQLRAERRAAVAAYDQAAAQYRGTVLQAFQNVADVLRALEEDANALKAQADAEAAAREALDLAQKQFELGAVSYLSLLNAERQHEQTQAGLIQAQAARYADTAALFQALGGGWWNRAPEN from the coding sequence ATGGAACGCCCCTGGGTGTTTTTGAAGATCGCGGTCATTTCCGTGATGGTCGGCGCGGCCTTGACCGGGTGCGCGGTCGGCCCGAATTTCCGACGGCCCGAGGCTCCGGGCGTCAACGGCTACACGGCCGCGGCGCTGCCGGAGGAAACGTCCGCCGCGCCCGGGAACGGCGGCGAGGCGCAGCGCTTTGTCTTAGGGCGGGATATCCCGGACCAGTGGTGGACCGTGTTCCATTCCAAGGCGCTCGACGAATTGATCCGGCGGGCGCTCGCGGACAGCCCGACGCTGGCCGCCGCGCAGGCCACGTTGCGCGAGGCGCAGGAGAACGTTCGCGCCGATATCGGCGGGGCCCTTTTTCCGACCGTGGACGGCAGCGCCTCGGCCGGACGCCAGAAGATCTCGGGGGCCGCGTTCGGCCAGCCCGATCTTCCGGGCAACCTCTTCAATCTCTACAACGCCTCGGTGAACGTCTCCTACTCGCTCGATTTCTTCGGCGGCGCGCGGCGCGAGCTGGAGGCCCTGGAATCCCAGGTCGACTACCGGCGCTTTCAACTGGAGGGGGCGTACCTCGCGCTGACGTCGAACCTCATCACCACCGCGGTGCAGGAGGCGTCGCTGCGCGGGCAGATCCGCGCGACGCAGGCGATCCTGACGGTCCAGGAAAAGCAGCTGGACGTGGTCGAGCGCCAGTTCCAGCTGGGCGGGGTGTCGCGCTCCGACGTTCTCGCCCAGCGGACGCAAATCGCTCAGACGCGGGCCGCGCTGCCGCCGCTGGAATCGGATCTTTCGCAGACCCGCCACCGGCTGGCGGTGCTGGCCGGCCGACTGCCCGTCGAAGCGGATCTGCCCGAGTTCGATCTCGACGCGTTGCAGATTCCGCAGGAGCTTCCGGTCAGCCTGCCGTCGTCGATGGTCCGGCAGCGGCCCGATGTGCTCGCGTCGGAGGCCCTGCTGCACCAGGCCAGCGCAAAGATCGGCGTGGCGACCGCGGCCCTGTTCCCGCAGATCACGCTGAGCGGCAGTTACGGGTCGGAAACCAGCCGGGTTCACGATCTCCTGAGCGGCGGCACGACCGTCTGGAGTCTGGGAGGCGGGTTGCTGCAGCCGATCTTCCACGGCGGGCAGCTGAGGGCCGAGCGGCGCGCCGCCGTCGCCGCGTACGATCAGGCCGCGGCGCAGTACCGCGGGACGGTGTTGCAGGCGTTCCAGAACGTGGCCGACGTCCTTCGCGCGCTGGAGGAGGACGCGAACGCGCTCAAGGCGCAGGCGGACGCCGAAGCGGCCGCGCGCGAGGCGCTGGACCTCGCGCAGAAGCAGTTTGAGCTGGGGGCCGTGAGTTATCTTTCGTTGCTCAACGCCGAACGCCAGCATGAGCAGACGCAGGCGGGTCTGATTCAGGCCCAGGCCGCGCGCTATGCCGATACCGCGGCGCTGTTCCAGGCCCTGGGGGGCGGGTGGTGGAACCGCGCACCGGAAAATTGA
- a CDS encoding TraR/DksA C4-type zinc finger protein, translated as MPNKRQKVKAAKPSGNRQEALRKILLQKKEEVTRNLEEQMGHQFSDDLQKRIDHVLDTGDQAMLDMAEELDLSLLEMRNKTLRAINEALLRLKEGTYGICEGCGSEILEKRLMVMPFTSFCVECQQKQETLEKIEKEEDRFK; from the coding sequence ATGCCGAACAAACGCCAAAAGGTAAAGGCCGCGAAACCGTCGGGCAACCGTCAGGAAGCCCTTCGGAAAATCCTGTTGCAAAAAAAAGAAGAGGTCACCCGCAATCTGGAAGAGCAGATGGGCCACCAGTTCAGCGACGACCTCCAGAAGCGGATCGATCATGTCCTGGACACCGGGGACCAGGCCATGCTGGACATGGCCGAGGAGCTGGACCTGTCCCTTCTCGAGATGCGGAACAAGACGCTGAGGGCGATCAACGAGGCGCTGCTCCGCCTCAAGGAAGGGACGTACGGAATCTGCGAAGGATGCGGCAGCGAAATTTTGGAAAAAAGGTTGATGGTCATGCCGTTCACCTCTTTCTGCGTCGAATGCCAGCAAAAACAGGAGACGCTCGAGAAGATCGAGAAAGAGGAAGACCGGTTTAAATGA
- a CDS encoding protein kinase, whose amino-acid sequence MTQPLLQAIDQDQIKPYLDRLKDMLAVAEETIHNFDTATILGLIAALVVMIVVARMLQRLFSGTSRAGDSGSSETGAILKDAKRARRENNPVRAGELYELAGEVDEAIQMYREGQSFGPLARLYERQKNWALAGGAYEMSRDYERAGTMYQRAGNYNKAAEVLLAGNKEFMAAEIFEKARNFGEAARLYEKTGYFQKAASCYERSQAYGKAADLLEKLYLQENIRMKTTMPTADQRQIVNSYAQHSGRLFVKAGDPVKAAQILSLGGYSADAAEAYLSVKDYQKAADLYYQGKNYLKAAELYKQMGNAKKAHLISAEMYLDERNYLEAARMFEKAEDFLQAGDLYEKAGEMKKAGEMLIKGGDFGRANEIFQSSGDTLLAAQALEKAKRYKEAARLYLQSGAYEVAARLLDESGDYYEAGMIFHKLGRMENTVAFLQKVDTQSEHYYAASLALGQIFMDRGMLDAARERYKKLINKKEIGPDNLDPYYNLALVYEKNREYQNALLLFEKVMAENYNYKDVRNHVDLAREALRREQSAAESRKAADASGPKGRYKLSKKLGQGGMGVVYLAEDTVLNRIVAYKVLPPSVRDNPKVLENFLQEARVAAAINHPNIVTIYDTGSEGVEPYIVMEFVDGITLKELLEKSPSIPTKDLVAIAKQICQGLEYAHNKNVIHRDIKPANVMINKEHTVKIMDFGLAKILSESEMEGTSVKGTPLYMSPEQIQGKRVDHRTDIYSLGCTLYRMATGRPPFIEGDVYYHHLHTPPTPPRALNPKIPEALNQIILKCLSKDADQRYQRAKEIAADLEAKVR is encoded by the coding sequence GTGACGCAACCCCTTCTCCAGGCGATCGATCAGGACCAGATCAAGCCTTATCTCGACCGTCTGAAAGACATGCTCGCCGTCGCCGAGGAAACGATCCACAACTTCGACACCGCCACCATCCTCGGTCTGATCGCCGCGCTGGTGGTCATGATCGTCGTCGCCCGAATGCTGCAGAGGCTCTTCAGCGGGACGTCCAGGGCGGGCGACTCCGGCTCATCCGAAACCGGGGCGATCTTAAAGGACGCCAAACGCGCCAGGCGGGAAAACAACCCCGTCCGGGCCGGCGAGCTTTACGAATTGGCCGGCGAGGTGGACGAGGCGATCCAGATGTACCGGGAAGGACAGTCCTTCGGACCGCTGGCCCGCCTGTACGAACGACAGAAAAACTGGGCCCTCGCGGGGGGAGCCTATGAAATGTCGCGCGACTACGAGCGGGCCGGAACGATGTACCAACGGGCCGGAAATTACAACAAGGCCGCCGAAGTTCTGCTCGCCGGAAATAAAGAGTTCATGGCGGCCGAGATTTTTGAAAAGGCCCGAAACTTCGGAGAAGCGGCCCGCCTGTACGAAAAAACCGGATATTTCCAGAAAGCGGCCAGTTGTTATGAACGCAGCCAAGCCTACGGCAAGGCCGCCGACCTCCTCGAGAAGCTCTATCTTCAGGAGAATATCCGAATGAAGACCACCATGCCCACCGCCGATCAAAGACAGATCGTCAATTCCTATGCCCAACACAGCGGACGCTTGTTCGTCAAGGCCGGCGATCCGGTCAAGGCGGCCCAAATTCTTTCCCTGGGGGGCTATTCGGCCGACGCGGCCGAGGCCTATCTCTCGGTCAAGGATTATCAGAAGGCGGCCGACCTCTACTACCAAGGGAAGAATTATCTGAAGGCGGCCGAATTGTACAAACAGATGGGAAACGCGAAAAAAGCCCATCTCATCAGCGCCGAGATGTATCTTGATGAACGGAATTACCTGGAGGCGGCGCGCATGTTTGAAAAGGCCGAAGACTTCCTTCAGGCCGGAGACCTGTACGAAAAGGCCGGCGAGATGAAGAAGGCGGGCGAGATGTTGATCAAGGGGGGCGATTTCGGCCGCGCCAATGAAATTTTTCAATCCAGCGGGGACACCCTTCTGGCCGCCCAGGCCCTCGAAAAAGCCAAACGGTACAAAGAGGCGGCCCGCTTGTACCTTCAATCCGGCGCGTATGAAGTGGCCGCGCGCCTTTTGGATGAGAGCGGCGACTATTACGAAGCCGGAATGATCTTTCATAAGCTGGGACGGATGGAAAACACCGTCGCCTTCCTGCAAAAGGTGGACACCCAGTCGGAGCACTACTACGCCGCGTCGCTGGCTCTGGGCCAGATCTTCATGGACCGCGGGATGCTGGACGCGGCCCGCGAACGGTATAAAAAGTTGATCAACAAAAAGGAGATCGGGCCGGACAACCTAGATCCCTATTACAACCTCGCCCTGGTCTACGAAAAAAACCGCGAATACCAAAACGCGCTGCTCCTGTTTGAAAAAGTGATGGCCGAGAATTACAACTACAAGGACGTCCGGAACCATGTTGATCTGGCGAGGGAGGCGCTCCGGCGGGAGCAATCCGCCGCCGAGAGCCGGAAGGCCGCCGATGCCAGCGGACCCAAGGGGAGGTACAAACTGTCCAAGAAACTCGGACAGGGCGGCATGGGCGTCGTCTACCTGGCCGAAGACACGGTCTTAAACCGCATCGTCGCCTACAAAGTGCTGCCCCCCAGCGTGAGGGACAACCCGAAGGTCCTCGAAAACTTTCTCCAGGAAGCCCGCGTGGCGGCCGCCATCAACCACCCGAACATCGTGACCATTTACGACACCGGCTCCGAAGGGGTCGAGCCGTACATCGTGATGGAGTTCGTGGACGGGATCACGCTCAAGGAATTGCTTGAAAAAAGCCCTTCGATTCCGACCAAGGACCTCGTCGCCATCGCGAAACAGATCTGCCAGGGATTGGAATACGCGCACAACAAGAACGTGATCCACCGGGACATCAAACCGGCCAACGTCATGATCAACAAAGAACACACGGTGAAGATCATGGACTTCGGCCTGGCCAAGATCCTTTCCGAGTCGGAAATGGAGGGGACCAGCGTGAAGGGCACGCCGCTGTACATGTCTCCGGAACAAATTCAGGGGAAACGGGTGGACCACCGGACGGACATTTACTCCCTCGGCTGCACCCTCTACCGCATGGCCACCGGCCGCCCCCCCTTCATCGAGGGCGACGTCTACTACCATCACCTGCATACGCCTCCGACGCCTCCGCGCGCGTTAAACCCGAAGATCCCCGAGGCCTTGAACCAGATCATCCTCAAATGCCTGTCGAAGGACGCCGACCAACGGTATCAGCGGGCCAAGGAGATCGCGGCCGACCTCGAAGCCAAGGTTCGATAG